A part of Paenarthrobacter sp. A20 genomic DNA contains:
- a CDS encoding GTPase: MSRHSQVRESSQLQRRLESLNTARELAEGVLPDADLQSVYDVLDRATARRSLSAGHTVVGFFGATGSGKSSLFNAVSGSGLATATARRPTTSAPLAGIWGEDGSGPLLDWLDVKERHTLPPVPGLADEGTGLVLLDLPDFDSTRVENREITERMVGMVDVLVWVLDPQKYADAAVHNDFLRPMASHGAVTLVVLNQVDKLSAADASAVMESLEGILQRDGLGKVRVLGASAVTGDGVPAVRGAIRNVVVQREATTQRLAADVAKAAAELARASGEGEARGINGRAKSRLASELATAANVPVVVDAVQRSFRRESARRTGWPVTRWLLRFRPDPLRRLNLGKPDTRPELSRTSLPPAGAPERARTDAAVRDFVDEASTGAPGPWRAAIRSVARDGREQLSDALDQAIAGTDLKAMKRPLWWVLFNTLQWLALLLAVGGLGWLGVLAALGYFQMPVPEVPRTEGWPWPTLMVAGGVLLGIVLAIAGRIVGGWAARARASGAAKRLKSAVARVAEQRIVEPVDVEITRLKAFNAALKAARSA, from the coding sequence ATGAGCCGCCACAGCCAGGTCCGTGAATCTTCCCAGTTGCAGCGCCGCCTCGAATCGCTGAACACAGCCCGCGAACTCGCCGAAGGCGTGCTCCCGGACGCGGACCTGCAGTCTGTCTATGACGTCCTGGATCGGGCAACGGCGCGGCGGTCATTGTCCGCCGGACACACTGTGGTGGGCTTTTTCGGTGCAACCGGCAGCGGAAAATCGTCCTTGTTCAACGCCGTGTCTGGAAGCGGGCTCGCCACCGCGACGGCCCGACGACCCACGACATCCGCGCCGTTGGCAGGAATCTGGGGTGAAGACGGCAGCGGGCCGCTGCTCGATTGGTTGGACGTCAAGGAACGCCACACACTGCCGCCGGTTCCGGGGTTGGCTGATGAGGGCACTGGCCTGGTGCTCCTGGACCTGCCCGACTTCGACTCCACCCGGGTGGAAAACCGTGAGATCACCGAACGCATGGTTGGCATGGTGGATGTCCTGGTTTGGGTCCTGGATCCGCAAAAGTACGCCGACGCCGCCGTGCACAATGACTTCCTTCGGCCCATGGCCTCCCACGGCGCCGTTACCTTGGTTGTCCTGAACCAGGTGGACAAGCTCAGCGCCGCCGACGCCTCCGCCGTCATGGAGTCACTGGAGGGAATCCTTCAGCGTGATGGACTGGGAAAGGTCCGCGTTCTGGGCGCGTCGGCCGTAACTGGCGACGGCGTCCCGGCCGTCCGCGGGGCCATCAGGAACGTCGTAGTACAGCGGGAGGCAACAACCCAGCGCCTTGCAGCCGATGTAGCCAAGGCCGCCGCGGAACTCGCTCGTGCCTCCGGCGAAGGTGAAGCCCGGGGCATCAACGGACGGGCAAAATCCCGGCTCGCATCTGAACTGGCGACGGCGGCCAACGTACCTGTCGTGGTGGACGCCGTGCAGCGGTCGTTCCGGAGGGAATCGGCCCGCAGGACGGGTTGGCCTGTGACCCGGTGGCTGTTGCGCTTTCGACCGGACCCGCTTCGGCGACTGAACCTGGGCAAGCCGGATACCAGGCCTGAGCTCAGCCGGACCTCATTACCGCCTGCCGGCGCACCGGAGCGCGCGCGGACGGATGCGGCTGTCCGGGATTTTGTGGACGAGGCATCCACCGGAGCGCCGGGACCCTGGCGGGCAGCCATTCGGAGTGTGGCACGTGATGGCAGGGAACAACTGTCTGATGCTTTGGATCAGGCCATTGCCGGAACGGACCTGAAAGCGATGAAGCGTCCCTTATGGTGGGTGCTGTTCAATACCCTCCAATGGCTGGCACTACTCCTCGCCGTTGGCGGGCTGGGCTGGCTCGGCGTCCTGGCTGCCCTTGGGTACTTCCAGATGCCTGTGCCGGAGGTGCCACGGACGGAGGGCTGGCCCTGGCCGACATTGATGGTGGCCGGGGGAGTACTGCTGGGCATTGTGCTGGCCATTGCTGGCCGCATCGTAGGCGGTTGGGCTGCGAGGGCGCGGGCATCAGGGGCAGCGAAACGTTTGAAGTCCGCAGTGGCACGTGTTGCCGAGCAGCGCATTGTGGAGCCTGTCGACGTGGAGATCACGCGCTTGAAGGCCTTCAATGCGGCGTTGAAAGCGGCACGTTCGGCCTAG